The Solanum lycopersicum chromosome 9, SLM_r2.1 genome window below encodes:
- the LOC101267050 gene encoding trihelix transcription factor PTL, whose translation MEDQYGMADLRQYMNGGRSIFGSIQQVPPELLPATSHQQQQHGNLGPGHHHYDMVMGLAQVPSSSSGHGLTTPHHHHHHQHHQHEFLTDSSTPVAVAATATGATTTSAGFSGMDQMETGGGGGGDGSGRWPRQETLTLLEIRSRLDPKFKEANQKGPLWDEVSRIMSEEHGYQRTGKKCREKFENLYKYYKKTKEGKAGRQDGKHYRFFRQLEALYGETSNNISSTSTDILHQGSHFPYNSVNNMSQDPHNFHHHQASKLSDSMSLSNSSELNTSSSDDSDHHDKKKRRGKRSLKAKIKDFIDGQMRKLMEKQEEWMEKMMKMIEHKEQERILREEEWRKQETIRIEKEHNFWANERAWIETRDAALMEAVNKLSGKDLKSTSSNPRSLDEEMVEIHNRNGDVTDSLKDDVDQHWPDSEITRLIQLRTSMESRFQQLGISSSINDHDHDHDHDNDHSNNHDHVLWEEISAKMSILGYDKSATMCKKRWGSINSYLMKCNKKRKDQNSTSLLCYNSNVQINNQYYEADGSSCFRYLMGDHHQNL comes from the exons ATGGAAGATCAATATGGAATGGCAGATCTAAGACAATATATGAACGGTGGGCGTTCGATTTTCGGTTCGATCCAACAAGTACCACCAGAACTATTACCTGCTACTTCTCACCAGCAGCAACAACACGGGAATCTCGGGCCGGGCCATCACCACTATGACATGGTGATGGGACTGGCCCAAGTTCCTTCGTCTTCATCTGGTCACGGGCTTACTACTCCacatcatcaccaccaccaccagcaTCATCAACATGAGTTCCTTACGGACTCGAGTACTCCTGTAGCTGTAGCTGCTACAGCTACAGGAGCTACTACTACGAGTGCCGGATTTAGTGGGATGGATCAGATGGAgactggtggtggtggtggtggagacGGAAGCGGGCGGTGGCCCAGACAAGAAACACTTACACTACTTGAAATCAGATCAAGATTGGATCCAAAGTTCAAAGAAGCTAATCAAAAAGGACCCTTATGGGATGAAGTTTCAAG GATTATGTCTGAGGAACATGGATACCAAAGGACTGGAAAAAAATGTAGAGAGAAATTTGAGAACTTGTATAAGTACTACAAGAAAACTAAAGAGGGTAAAGCTGGAAGACAAGATGGTAAACACTATCGATTTTTTCGACAACTTGAAGCTTTATATGGTGAAACAAGCAATAATATTTCATCTACCTCAACGGATATTCTTCAtcagggaagtcattttccttataATTCCGTTAACAACATGAGTCAAGATCCTCATAATTTTCACCACCATCAAGCTTCTAAGCTATCCGATAGCATGAGCTTATCAAATTCATCTGAACTCAATACGTCTTCCTCAGATGATAGTGATCATCATGATAAGAAGAAGAGGAGGGGGAAGAGGAGTTTAAAGGCGAAGATTAAAGATTTCATTGATGGACAAATGAGGAAGTTGATGGAGAAGCAAGAAGAATGGATggagaaaatgatgaaaatgattGAACATAAAGAACAAGAAAGGATATTGAGAGAAGAAGAATGGAGGAAGCAAGAAACGATTCGTATTGAAAAGGAACATAATTTTTGGGCTAATGAGAGGGCATGGATAGAAACACGCGATGCTGCTTTAATGGAGGCTGTGAACAAGCTAAGTGGTAAAGATTTGAAGAGTACTAGTAGTAATCCACGTAGCCTTGATGAAGAAATGGTTGAAATTCATAACAGAAACGGAGATGTAACAGACAGTCTGAAAGATGATGTTGACCAGCACTGGCCTGATAGTGAAATCACTAGGTTAATACAACTTAGGACTAGCATGGAATCAAGATTTCAACAATTGGGAATTTCATCATCAATAAATGATCATGATCATGATCATGATCATGATAATGATCATAGTAATAATCATGATCATGTATTATGGGAAGAGATTAGTGCAAAAATGTCCATTTTGGGGTATGATAAAAGTGCTACAATGTGCAAGAAAAGATGGGGTAGCATTAATAGTTACCTAATGAAGTgcaacaagaaaagaaaagatcaaAATTCAACAAGTTTGTTATGTTACAATAGTAATGTACAAATCAACAATCAATATTATGAAGCTGATGGATCATCATGTTTTAGGTACTTAATGGGAGATCATCATCAAAACTTATGA